The following proteins are encoded in a genomic region of Bubalus kerabau isolate K-KA32 ecotype Philippines breed swamp buffalo chromosome 15, PCC_UOA_SB_1v2, whole genome shotgun sequence:
- the MUC15 gene encoding mucin-15 yields the protein MLTSAKILLISILSSLLLFGSHGEEGQKTNTTESTAEDLKTGENQSVPLESKANLTSDKENRETSSPKASNFPFEDPSNKTHETGFYSNLSTDNSSRSPSLMPTLSPRSPSIHSFVSKLPWNSSIADNSLLPASAPPNITVSVSSENFTLSSINDTMEAPDNSSITVSNLPSGPNTTSVTPMVTDGWPTTTRESVEGFTVYQETTLHPTLKFTNNSKIFPNTSDPQEENRNTGVVFGAILGAILGASLLSLVGYLLCGKRKTDSFSHRRLYDDRNEPVLRLDNAPEPYDVSFGNSSYYNPTANDSSTSAGGENVHDGIPMDDIPPLRTSV from the exons ATGTTGACTTCAGCCAAAATTCTGTTGATTTCAATTTTGTCTAGTTTACTACTGTTTGGAAGCCATGGGGAAGAAGGtcagaaaacaaacacaacagaaaGCACTGCAGAAGACTTAAAAACAGGGGAAAATCAATCTGTCCCTTTAGAAAGTAAAGCAAATTTAACCTCAgataaagaaaatagagaaacctCCAGCCCCAAAGCAAGTAATTTCCCTTTTGAGGATCCATCAAATAAAACACATGAAACAGGTTTCTACAGTAATCTGTCAACAGACAACTCTTCCAGGAGTCCAAGCCTCATGCCTACACTTTCCCCAAGATCTCCCTCAATCCACAGCTTTGTTTCTAAACTGCCTTGGAACTCATCCATAGCAGATAACAGTCTTCTGCCAGCTTCAGCCCCTCCCAATATCACAGTTTCTGTATCTTCAGAAAACTTTACCCTGTCTTCCATCAATGATACCATGGAAGCGCCTGACAACAGTTCCATTACAGTTAGCAACCTCCCTTCAGGACCAAACACCAcatctgtgacccccatggtaaCAGACGGATGGCCTACCACAACCAGAGAGAGTGTGGAGGGGTTTACTGTCTATCAAGAAACAACTTTACATCCCACCCTGAAATTCACCAATAATTCAAAAATCTTTCCAAATACGTCAGACCCCCAAGAag AGAACAGAAATACAGGAGTGGTGTTTGGGGCCATTTTAGGTGCTATTCTGGGTGCTTCATTGCTTAGTCTTGTTGGCTACCTTTTATgtggaaaaaggaaaacagattcaTTTTCCCATCGGCGACTTTATGACGACAGAAATGAACCAG tTCTGCGATTAGATAATGCACCGGAACCTTATGATGTGAGTTTTGGGAACTCTAGTTATTACAACCCAACTGCAAATGATTCATCTACTTCAGCAGGTGGAGAAAATGTACACGACGGCATTCCTATGGATGACATACCTCCACTTCGTACCTCAGTGTAA